A region of Clostridia bacterium DNA encodes the following proteins:
- a CDS encoding sensor histidine kinase, protein MELFLTFQRLFNITGFITGLLFFMMGFIILLQFQQYKHLSDLKIVKKIWLLGLFGLCQGLAQWAGAFIPLSMAPHVPGYLTFWFTLGEVLLNTVSYCMLYWFAVEVLTLVLGKDYYLRVTVVFLSLLWLGIFMFSYSPGRIQWLHVALTWSRFLLALPGSILAALALTVQAKEFSSVGLPNLVPNLYGVITSFCLYALACGLQVPNAPLLTFFSGAWYSSLAGILRTIAGLGMAGFIIRVMEIFNVENRKKLAEAEQREAILQERLRIGRDLHDGVIQSLYAIGLSLEVANTTIDVSPAKGKEIIANVMDNLDRTIRDIRYFILDLTQPEEGSLKWPDQLMNLIESFSASGIQVQLSYQVAEDTISFDPRKAQELIHIFREALSNIARHAQARQASINICQEGEQLYIAIADDGRGFQMDEIMDSDALSGRGLNNMAERVKNLGGEFSITSRPSQGTKIQMRIPLVMLKQGS, encoded by the coding sequence ATGGAGCTGTTCCTGACCTTCCAGCGTTTATTTAATATTACCGGTTTTATCACTGGGCTCCTTTTTTTCATGATGGGGTTTATTATCCTGCTGCAGTTCCAGCAGTACAAGCACCTCAGCGATTTAAAAATAGTAAAAAAAATTTGGCTGTTGGGATTATTCGGCTTGTGCCAAGGGCTGGCTCAGTGGGCCGGTGCTTTTATTCCCCTGAGCATGGCCCCTCATGTGCCGGGTTACTTAACTTTTTGGTTTACCCTGGGGGAAGTGCTCCTCAATACCGTCTCCTACTGTATGCTCTACTGGTTTGCCGTAGAGGTGCTCACCCTGGTTTTGGGAAAGGATTATTACCTGCGGGTGACGGTAGTCTTTCTATCGTTGTTGTGGCTGGGGATCTTTATGTTCAGTTATTCACCCGGCAGGATTCAGTGGCTGCATGTCGCCCTGACCTGGTCGAGATTCTTGCTGGCGCTGCCCGGTTCCATTTTAGCGGCGCTGGCTCTAACCGTGCAAGCGAAAGAATTCAGCAGTGTAGGTTTGCCTAATCTCGTACCAAACCTCTATGGAGTTATTACCAGTTTTTGCCTGTATGCCCTGGCTTGCGGTCTCCAGGTGCCCAACGCTCCTTTGCTAACCTTTTTCTCCGGTGCCTGGTACAGTTCCCTGGCAGGTATCCTGCGGACCATTGCCGGGTTGGGGATGGCAGGATTCATCATCAGGGTTATGGAAATTTTTAATGTGGAGAACCGGAAAAAGCTGGCCGAGGCGGAGCAGCGGGAGGCGATTTTACAAGAGCGCCTGCGCATCGGCCGGGATCTCCACGACGGGGTCATCCAATCTTTATATGCCATCGGGCTCAGCCTGGAAGTGGCCAATACCACTATCGATGTGTCTCCCGCCAAAGGGAAAGAAATCATTGCCAACGTCATGGATAATTTGGACCGGACTATTAGGGATATCAGGTATTTCATTCTCGATTTAACCCAGCCGGAAGAAGGGAGTCTTAAGTGGCCTGATCAACTGATGAATTTAATCGAAAGCTTTTCCGCCAGCGGTATCCAGGTCCAGCTTTCTTACCAGGTGGCCGAGGATACCATTAGTTTCGATCCCCGTAAGGCTCAGGAGCTGATTCATATTTTCCGCGAAGCCCTGTCCAACATTGCCCGTCATGCCCAGGCCAGGCAAGCTTCGATTAATATATGCCAGGAAGGTGAACAGTTGTATATCGCCATTGCCGATGACGGCCGCGGGTTCCAAATGGATGAAATCATGGACAGCGACGCCTTGTCCGGCCGGGGACTGAATAATATGGCGGAAAGGGTGAAAAACCTGGGCGGGGAATTCAGCATTACCAGCCGGCCGTCCCAGGGAACGAAGATCCAGATGAGGATTCCTTTGGTCATGTTGAAACAGGGTTCTTAG
- a CDS encoding DNA polymerase III subunit alpha has product MDFVHLHVHSPFSFLDGASRLEELVDKAAALGMPALALTDHDNVAGAPFFQERCQKVGIRPIIGAEVTLEQGFHLVLLAQNAGGYANLCRLLTRAHLDHPRGQPRVTLAALKEYHSDLIALSGCRKGEIPFLLLRKRYREALERVRRYQDIFGRENFYLELEQTMLPGDRSLNRCLAQLSQVTGAPLVAANNVHYAEPEQFPVHDLLTCVRTLTRLADIHPDRPLNQENYLKTPAEMEALFRDYPEAVQNTLLIAEKCEAPLDLSAKHYPEFSLPAGETAESFLRRLVYEGARRRYGKLSRRVRERLDYELVVINELGYADYFLLVWDVAMFARRQGIRYAGRGSAADSLVSYCLYITEVDALERGLLFERFMSRERGEQPDIDIDFDARYRDQVADYVYRKYGAEHVASVGTYNTFQARSAIRDLGRAMGLAPEELDRIAKLFPHAYADAIPALLERLPELRKSDLKGEKYQQLFHFCGQVAGLPRFMGTHLGGLVISRQPLTNITPLQRAAKGVVVTQFDKDGVEILGLLKLDLLSLRMLSVLEDTVRVLTGEREDFCEERIPPVDEATFQMINRGETIGVFQLESPAQRALQQRLHASTQEDLVASLALIRPGPIKGDMVEPFIRRKLGLEEVTYLHPKLEPILKKTRGVILFQEQVIEIATAVAGFTRGEADRMRRVMSHSRSRKEMEELGKLFVAKAQAQGVDQKVAEDIFRCILGYASYGFCEAHAAAFANTSYRSAYLACHYPAYYFAALLSHQPMGYYDANTLCVEARRRGIAILPPDINKSGAAFLVEDGAIRISLAQVKGMSREVLQAILAGQPYTSIVDFQKRIKAPRHILENLILSGAFDGLHPNRKQLLWQVPLLEQVEETGLVPVAEERIAADFTPWEKHRQEKEVLGIDVRCHPLAYYRQWLQQQGFQHSRSVRELPPGAAVKIAGILVRPHRPPTRSGKTVVFFSVEDEYGLVDVTVFEDIYQRYGQEIYGQRSGLILVEGTVQDRGHGIIAARLSRWQPGKTF; this is encoded by the coding sequence GTGGATTTCGTTCATCTACATGTTCATTCCCCTTTTTCTTTTTTAGACGGGGCGAGCCGCCTGGAGGAACTGGTGGACAAGGCGGCGGCCTTAGGGATGCCGGCCCTGGCCTTGACGGATCACGACAACGTGGCGGGGGCGCCTTTTTTCCAGGAACGCTGCCAAAAGGTAGGGATCCGGCCCATCATCGGGGCCGAGGTTACTTTGGAGCAGGGCTTTCACCTGGTGCTGCTGGCCCAAAATGCCGGCGGCTATGCCAACCTCTGCCGGCTTCTCACCAGGGCCCACCTGGATCACCCCCGGGGACAGCCCAGGGTCACCCTGGCTGCTCTGAAAGAATACCATAGCGATTTAATCGCTTTGTCCGGCTGCCGGAAGGGAGAGATTCCTTTTTTACTCTTAAGAAAAAGGTACCGGGAAGCCCTGGAGCGGGTGCGGCGGTACCAGGACATTTTCGGCCGGGAAAATTTTTACCTGGAACTGGAACAAACCATGCTGCCCGGGGACCGGTCTTTAAACCGCTGCCTGGCCCAGCTATCCCAGGTGACGGGCGCGCCCCTGGTAGCCGCTAATAACGTCCACTACGCCGAGCCGGAGCAATTCCCGGTGCATGATCTTTTAACTTGCGTGCGCACCCTGACCCGGCTGGCGGATATCCATCCGGACCGCCCGTTAAACCAGGAGAATTACCTTAAGACACCGGCGGAAATGGAGGCGCTTTTCCGGGATTATCCTGAAGCGGTGCAAAACACCCTTTTGATAGCGGAGAAATGCGAGGCGCCCCTGGATCTGTCCGCCAAGCATTATCCCGAGTTTTCTTTGCCGGCGGGGGAGACGGCGGAGAGCTTCTTGCGGCGCCTGGTGTATGAGGGTGCCCGCCGGCGCTACGGGAAACTCAGCCGCCGGGTGCGGGAGCGGTTGGACTATGAATTAGTGGTGATCAATGAGCTGGGTTATGCGGACTACTTCCTGCTGGTATGGGATGTGGCCATGTTCGCTCGCCGGCAGGGTATCCGCTATGCCGGCCGGGGTTCGGCGGCGGATTCCCTGGTCAGCTACTGCTTGTATATTACGGAAGTGGATGCGCTGGAGAGAGGGCTTTTGTTTGAGCGTTTCATGAGCCGGGAAAGAGGGGAGCAGCCGGATATTGACATTGATTTTGACGCCCGCTACCGGGATCAGGTGGCGGATTACGTTTACCGGAAGTACGGGGCGGAGCATGTGGCCTCCGTGGGCACGTACAATACTTTTCAAGCCCGTTCGGCCATCCGGGACCTGGGCCGGGCCATGGGATTGGCGCCGGAAGAATTGGACCGGATAGCCAAGTTGTTTCCCCATGCGTATGCCGATGCTATTCCCGCCCTCTTGGAGCGCTTGCCGGAGCTCCGGAAAAGCGATCTTAAAGGGGAAAAGTACCAACAGCTGTTTCATTTCTGCGGGCAGGTGGCGGGACTGCCCCGGTTTATGGGGACCCACCTGGGAGGACTGGTGATCAGCCGGCAGCCTTTAACGAACATCACCCCTTTGCAGCGGGCGGCTAAAGGGGTGGTGGTCACCCAATTTGATAAAGATGGGGTGGAAATACTGGGGCTCCTGAAACTGGACCTCCTTTCCCTGCGGATGTTGTCGGTGCTGGAGGATACCGTCCGGGTTCTTACCGGGGAACGGGAAGATTTCTGCGAGGAGCGGATACCGCCGGTGGACGAAGCCACCTTCCAAATGATCAACCGGGGGGAAACTATCGGGGTGTTTCAACTGGAAAGCCCGGCCCAGCGAGCCCTGCAGCAGCGCCTGCATGCTTCCACCCAGGAGGACCTGGTGGCCAGCCTGGCCTTGATTAGACCGGGGCCCATTAAAGGCGACATGGTGGAACCTTTTATCCGGCGAAAACTTGGTTTGGAGGAAGTCACCTACCTTCATCCCAAGCTGGAGCCGATCCTTAAAAAAACCCGGGGGGTTATTCTCTTCCAGGAGCAGGTGATCGAAATAGCCACCGCCGTCGCCGGTTTTACCCGGGGAGAAGCGGACCGGATGCGGCGGGTGATGAGCCATTCCCGGTCCCGGAAGGAAATGGAGGAGCTGGGAAAGCTCTTTGTGGCCAAAGCCCAGGCCCAAGGGGTGGACCAAAAAGTGGCGGAGGATATTTTTCGCTGTATTTTGGGGTATGCCAGCTACGGTTTCTGTGAAGCCCATGCCGCGGCTTTCGCCAATACCTCTTATCGCTCCGCTTACCTGGCGTGTCACTACCCGGCTTATTATTTCGCCGCCCTCTTAAGCCACCAGCCCATGGGCTATTACGATGCCAATACCTTATGCGTGGAAGCCCGCCGCCGGGGGATTGCCATCTTGCCCCCGGATATCAATAAAAGCGGCGCCGCTTTTCTGGTGGAGGACGGCGCCATCCGCATTTCCCTGGCCCAGGTTAAGGGCATGAGCCGGGAGGTGCTGCAGGCCATTTTAGCAGGCCAACCTTATACTTCTATTGTTGATTTTCAAAAGAGGATCAAGGCCCCCAGGCACATCCTGGAAAACCTGATTTTAAGCGGGGCTTTTGACGGGCTCCATCCCAACCGGAAGCAGCTCCTCTGGCAGGTGCCCCTTTTGGAGCAAGTAGAGGAAACGGGTCTGGTGCCGGTGGCAGAGGAGCGGATCGCCGCTGATTTCACCCCCTGGGAAAAACACCGGCAGGAAAAAGAGGTGTTAGGGATTGATGTGCGCTGCCATCCCCTGGCGTACTACCGGCAGTGGTTGCAGCAGCAAGGGTTCCAGCACAGCCGCAGTGTCAGGGAGCTTCCCCCCGGGGCGGCGGTGAAAATCGCCGGCATACTGGTGCGGCCCCACCGCCCGCCTACCAGGAGCGGCAAAACGGTGGTCTTCTTTTCAGTGGAAGATGAATACGGCCTGGTTGATGTGACGGTGTTTGAAGACATTTACCAGCGCTACGGGCAGGAGATCTACGGCCAAAGAAGCGGTCTCATCCTGGTGGAAGGCACCGTCCAGGACCGGGGACACGGGATCATTGCCGCGCGGCTCTCCCGCTGGCAGCCGGGCAAGACTTTTTAG
- a CDS encoding YigZ family protein: MDEYTTVNQSISIRRVIERSRFLAHVKEVESEEQARQFINAIKEEHRQATHNCSAYVLGISPHVTTYSDDDGEPSGTAGKPILGAILKQELTNVAVVVTRYFGGKKLGIRGLIDAYGGVAEEALVAAGRKQKILETLISLTCSYDQVNRVMYLVDKYQARVVESSYTDKAAMVLSIRRSLAEELRGALAPYVELDREIEKQK; the protein is encoded by the coding sequence TTGGATGAATACACTACGGTAAATCAATCTATCAGCATCCGGCGGGTGATTGAACGTTCCCGCTTTCTAGCCCATGTGAAGGAAGTAGAGAGCGAAGAACAAGCCCGCCAATTTATTAACGCCATTAAAGAAGAGCACCGCCAAGCCACGCATAATTGCTCTGCTTATGTTCTCGGGATTTCTCCCCACGTAACCACCTATTCCGATGATGACGGCGAGCCCAGCGGTACAGCCGGCAAACCTATCTTAGGCGCGATCCTGAAGCAGGAATTAACTAATGTGGCCGTGGTGGTAACCCGTTACTTCGGCGGGAAAAAACTGGGTATCCGTGGTTTGATTGATGCTTACGGCGGGGTCGCGGAAGAAGCCCTGGTGGCTGCCGGTAGGAAACAGAAAATCCTGGAGACACTCATTTCACTGACCTGCAGCTATGACCAGGTAAACCGGGTGATGTATCTCGTCGATAAATACCAGGCCAGGGTGGTGGAAAGCAGTTATACGGATAAAGCAGCGATGGTGTTGAGCATTCGCCGCAGTTTGGCTGAGGAGCTGCGCGGAGCTCTGGCGCCTTATGTTGAATTAGATAGAGAGATAGAAAAACAAAAATAA
- a CDS encoding CooT family nickel-binding protein yields MCESNAYIIKDGREELLLEKVDKLIPDGDTIIMENIFGTKKIVKARIKEMALVDHRIVLEQL; encoded by the coding sequence ATGTGCGAATCTAATGCCTATATTATTAAGGACGGGCGGGAAGAGCTGCTGCTGGAAAAAGTGGATAAACTGATCCCTGACGGTGATACGATCATCATGGAGAATATTTTCGGCACCAAGAAGATCGTGAAGGCTCGCATCAAGGAAATGGCTTTGGTGGATCATCGCATCGTATTGGAACAGCTATGA
- a CDS encoding 4Fe-4S binding protein, with protein sequence MVVRKIIRIDEELCNGCGNCVSPCAEGAIEIVNGKARLIKEELCDGAGFCLGVCPTGAMQIEEREAEAFNEEAVEEHLAAQKATGKTQEITLHCSRCHRTEYDAALFAVRLKGSSVWVCAKCLPGLIHG encoded by the coding sequence ATGGTAGTGCGCAAAATCATTCGTATTGATGAGGAATTGTGTAACGGTTGTGGGAATTGTGTCAGCCCTTGTGCCGAGGGAGCCATTGAAATCGTCAACGGCAAAGCCCGGTTGATTAAAGAAGAACTCTGCGACGGCGCCGGTTTCTGCCTGGGGGTCTGTCCCACCGGGGCCATGCAAATCGAAGAGAGGGAAGCGGAAGCCTTTAACGAGGAAGCAGTAGAGGAGCACCTGGCCGCCCAGAAAGCCACCGGGAAAACCCAGGAGATCACCCTCCACTGCTCCCGCTGCCACCGGACGGAATACGATGCCGCTTTATTTGCCGTGCGCCTGAAAGGAAGCAGCGTTTGGGTTTGCGCCAAATGCCTCCCCGGTCTCATCCACGGCTAG
- a CDS encoding FapA family protein, which yields MTKQEKILVEGKTVEEAVAKAQQQLGCTRDALEIEVIRQPKRGFLGLGESPAVIQVSVKATSEETGENSAASGEVSPDGTVQIVNGQVIVQDPVGDGLAPVIAPGPNVQIIVNGEIIEKPTEVSSGDDIVVLAEQVEPEWEPELRVSEDDLQAFLTIHRTKGKVYEIQDSPPRRELMVKARLVEDLDPVITLAELKNLLSSRNIVSGIHEENLLRLVNDEQAGELLVAEGERPMPSRDAYVKAVYLEEEEEPAEEEEEKFVQRVARHAVASVEAGQLIAEVVPPVEGKSGLDIYGRILKPKPPKEITLVAGNGVEVDESGRRAYALISGRPEIRGARVTVHPSYVLTGDVDAKVGKVVFKGDVQVMGSLQDEMSIEATGQVIINGYAANATIVAGGNVIVHKNIVGCTVRAGGLSTVAGKVMNVISDLKDELPKLLVAAGQLLMHPSFAQNRDVARVGEGIILKMLLGKKFAHLPQRLEEGRADLEQLVKNIEYAEVRIFAEEYEELCQKLSGSGPLGIKRLQMADTMFASFLEKAEQAMVLLEDIAAAKADLVTGYVQNSHLECSGDVRITGKGSYSANIFAGGDVIIQGSPGTFRGGEIAAGGNVIVRELGSPAEVVTEVRIKPGKRVKADRVFPGVVIYAGTRVERITHEQKMFSLVGKQ from the coding sequence TTGACCAAGCAGGAGAAAATTCTGGTAGAAGGGAAAACCGTCGAGGAAGCCGTTGCCAAAGCCCAACAGCAGTTGGGATGCACCAGGGACGCACTAGAGATTGAAGTAATTCGTCAACCGAAAAGAGGTTTCTTAGGACTGGGCGAATCCCCCGCTGTCATTCAAGTCTCAGTCAAAGCCACCTCAGAGGAAACCGGGGAGAACAGTGCCGCGTCCGGGGAAGTATCACCGGACGGCACCGTGCAAATCGTCAACGGTCAAGTCATCGTGCAGGATCCGGTGGGTGACGGGTTGGCCCCTGTCATCGCTCCCGGTCCCAATGTGCAAATAATCGTAAACGGGGAAATCATTGAGAAACCCACGGAGGTGAGTTCCGGGGACGATATCGTTGTCCTGGCGGAACAAGTGGAGCCGGAGTGGGAACCGGAGCTCCGGGTAAGTGAGGATGACCTGCAAGCTTTTCTAACCATTCACCGCACTAAGGGCAAGGTTTATGAAATCCAGGACAGCCCCCCGCGGCGGGAGCTGATGGTAAAGGCCAGGTTGGTGGAGGACCTGGATCCCGTGATTACCCTGGCGGAATTGAAGAACCTTCTCAGCAGCCGTAACATTGTAAGCGGCATCCACGAGGAAAACTTACTGAGATTGGTCAACGATGAGCAAGCCGGCGAGCTGCTGGTGGCTGAGGGAGAAAGGCCCATGCCTTCCCGAGATGCTTACGTGAAAGCCGTCTACTTGGAAGAGGAAGAGGAACCGGCGGAGGAGGAAGAAGAAAAATTCGTGCAGCGAGTGGCCCGGCATGCCGTGGCCAGCGTGGAGGCCGGGCAGCTCATCGCCGAAGTGGTACCGCCGGTGGAAGGCAAGTCAGGCTTGGATATTTACGGCCGGATTCTTAAACCGAAGCCGCCGAAGGAAATCACTTTGGTAGCCGGGAATGGGGTGGAAGTGGATGAAAGCGGGCGCCGAGCTTACGCGTTGATCAGCGGGAGACCGGAAATACGCGGCGCCCGGGTGACCGTGCATCCTTCCTACGTCCTGACCGGCGATGTGGATGCCAAGGTGGGCAAGGTGGTCTTCAAAGGCGATGTCCAGGTCATGGGAAGTCTGCAGGACGAAATGTCCATCGAAGCCACCGGGCAGGTGATCATCAACGGGTATGCGGCCAATGCCACCATTGTGGCCGGCGGTAATGTGATCGTCCACAAAAACATCGTAGGCTGCACCGTGCGGGCCGGCGGCTTGAGCACCGTAGCCGGCAAGGTCATGAACGTCATCAGCGATCTGAAAGATGAACTGCCGAAATTGCTGGTTGCCGCAGGGCAGCTTTTAATGCATCCTTCTTTTGCCCAAAACCGGGACGTGGCCAGGGTGGGGGAAGGGATCATCCTCAAGATGCTGTTAGGCAAGAAGTTTGCCCACCTGCCCCAGCGGCTGGAGGAAGGCAGGGCCGACTTGGAACAGCTGGTGAAGAATATTGAATACGCTGAAGTAAGAATCTTTGCGGAAGAATATGAAGAATTGTGCCAAAAGCTCTCCGGCAGCGGTCCCCTGGGCATCAAGAGACTCCAAATGGCCGATACAATGTTCGCCAGCTTTTTGGAGAAAGCGGAACAAGCCATGGTGCTCTTGGAAGATATCGCCGCCGCCAAAGCCGATCTCGTGACCGGTTATGTACAGAATTCCCACCTGGAATGCAGCGGTGATGTGCGTATTACCGGCAAAGGTTCTTACAGCGCCAACATTTTTGCCGGGGGAGATGTAATCATCCAAGGCAGCCCCGGCACCTTCCGGGGCGGCGAGATTGCGGCCGGGGGTAATGTAATCGTGCGGGAACTGGGGAGCCCGGCGGAAGTGGTGACGGAAGTGCGGATTAAACCGGGCAAGAGGGTGAAAGCCGACCGTGTTTTTCCCGGCGTGGTGATTTATGCCGGCACGAGGGTGGAACGGATTACCCACGAGCAGAAAATGTTTTCCCTGGTGGGCAAGCAGTAA
- a CDS encoding response regulator transcription factor produces the protein MSRKISLLIVDDHEVVRLGLRALFDSQEHLQVVGEAAGAREAVDKALKLKPDIVIMDVRMPEMSGIEACREIRSQDPSIKVIMLTSYADEEAVMASVLAGAEGYVLKKVWSGDLIKSIEKVYQGESLLDKEQVAAMREQIRRQDPPELAGLTEQEKKVLALIAEAKTNKEIAQCLFLSEKTVRNYVSNIFRKLNLTNRSQAAVLAQRLNFKRE, from the coding sequence TTGTCCCGGAAAATATCTCTCTTGATCGTGGATGATCATGAAGTGGTGCGTTTGGGGTTGAGGGCTTTGTTTGACAGCCAGGAGCACCTGCAGGTGGTAGGGGAAGCCGCCGGTGCCAGGGAGGCGGTGGACAAGGCATTAAAACTCAAACCGGATATCGTGATTATGGACGTGCGGATGCCGGAGATGTCCGGGATTGAGGCTTGCCGGGAGATTCGCAGCCAGGATCCGTCCATCAAGGTCATTATGCTCACTTCCTATGCGGATGAAGAAGCGGTGATGGCCTCCGTCCTGGCGGGGGCGGAAGGGTATGTGCTGAAAAAGGTTTGGAGCGGGGATTTAATTAAATCCATTGAAAAGGTGTACCAGGGCGAGAGCTTGCTGGACAAGGAGCAAGTGGCGGCGATGCGGGAGCAAATCCGCCGGCAGGATCCCCCGGAGCTGGCCGGGTTGACGGAACAAGAAAAAAAGGTTTTAGCCCTGATTGCGGAGGCTAAAACCAATAAGGAAATTGCCCAGTGCTTGTTTTTGAGTGAAAAAACCGTGCGTAATTACGTGAGCAATATCTTCCGCAAGCTCAACCTGACTAATCGTTCCCAAGCCGCCGTGTTGGCGCAACGGCTGAATTTTAAAAGGGAGTAA